From the Paenibacillus sp. FSL H8-0548 genome, one window contains:
- a CDS encoding DNA alkylation repair protein, producing the protein MTYEEIMQALAGMGSEQTKSTYIRHGAKEPFFGVKIGDMKKLVKHVKKDKALALQLYESGNYDAMYLAGLSINPKTITKEQLQHWVTGATWHSPAEYTVARVAAESPYAHELAVEWIESPEELVAVSGWSTYANYVSVAPDEALDMEELRIYLTRVRDTIHGERNWVRYVMNSFVISVGSYVEALTEEAKAVAEAIGNVHVDVGNTACKVPLATEYIGKIEAMGRIGSKKKTCIC; encoded by the coding sequence ATGACCTATGAAGAAATCATGCAGGCATTGGCTGGCATGGGTAGTGAGCAGACGAAAAGCACTTATATTCGCCATGGTGCGAAAGAGCCGTTCTTTGGCGTCAAAATCGGAGACATGAAGAAGCTCGTTAAGCATGTGAAAAAAGACAAAGCTCTCGCTCTGCAGCTGTATGAATCTGGCAACTACGATGCGATGTACCTGGCAGGGCTTAGCATCAATCCGAAGACGATCACCAAGGAACAGTTGCAGCATTGGGTGACGGGAGCCACTTGGCATTCGCCCGCCGAGTATACGGTAGCGAGAGTGGCCGCGGAAAGTCCGTATGCGCATGAACTGGCGGTGGAGTGGATTGAATCGCCGGAGGAATTGGTCGCTGTAAGCGGATGGAGCACATATGCCAATTATGTATCGGTTGCACCCGACGAAGCGCTCGACATGGAGGAGCTACGCATTTATTTGACAAGAGTGCGCGACACCATCCACGGCGAGCGCAACTGGGTCCGCTATGTTATGAATAGTTTCGTTATTTCGGTCGGCTCATACGTTGAGGCATTAACGGAGGAAGCGAAGGCAGTCGCCGAGGCGATCGGCAACGTGCATGTGGATGTCGGCAATACGGCTTGCAAAGTGCCGCTTGCAACGGAATATATCGGCAAGATCGAGGCGATGGGCCGAATCGGCAGCAAGAAAAAGACCTGCATTTGTTAA
- a CDS encoding ABC transporter permease subunit: MEQTKKSEFTRRYARYAPLFLMMLPGLLYLVLNNYLPMFGLIIAFKDVNFAKGILGSDWIGFSNFEYLFKTRDAYIITRNTLLYNGGFIAINLVVAVGIAILLNEVKNKFMARFYQSVVLLPYLISMVIVSYLVYALLSIETGFINNTVLPMLGLNEISWYSEAKYWPYILNLVHVWKSAGFLCVVYLAAIIGIDQEYYEAATLDGATKWQQIRAITLPLISPVITMMTLLAIGRIFYSDFGLFYQVPMDAGALSDTTNVIDTYVYRGLMQLGDIGMSSAAGLYQSIVGFVLVLLSNYVVRKINKDNALF; this comes from the coding sequence ATGGAACAGACAAAGAAGAGTGAATTTACGAGGAGATATGCAAGGTATGCTCCGCTGTTTCTAATGATGCTGCCGGGATTGCTTTATTTGGTGCTCAACAATTACTTGCCCATGTTTGGACTCATTATTGCGTTTAAAGATGTGAATTTTGCCAAAGGCATACTCGGAAGCGACTGGATCGGCTTCAGCAACTTTGAATATTTATTCAAAACGAGGGATGCCTACATCATTACGCGGAACACGCTGCTGTATAACGGGGGCTTTATTGCCATCAATCTCGTGGTCGCAGTCGGAATAGCAATATTGCTAAATGAAGTGAAAAACAAGTTTATGGCAAGGTTTTATCAGAGCGTCGTTCTGCTGCCATATTTGATTTCTATGGTTATTGTAAGCTATCTGGTCTACGCGCTGCTCAGTATTGAGACCGGGTTCATAAACAATACAGTATTGCCAATGCTCGGCTTAAACGAAATTTCCTGGTACAGCGAAGCCAAGTACTGGCCTTATATTTTGAATTTAGTACATGTTTGGAAGAGCGCAGGCTTCCTATGCGTCGTTTATTTAGCAGCTATCATTGGCATCGATCAGGAATACTACGAGGCGGCAACGCTCGATGGAGCTACGAAGTGGCAGCAGATCCGGGCAATTACACTGCCACTCATTTCACCGGTTATTACGATGATGACCTTGCTCGCTATCGGACGGATTTTCTATTCAGATTTTGGCTTGTTCTATCAAGTGCCGATGGATGCAGGCGCATTGAGCGATACGACTAATGTTATTGATACGTATGTATACCGCGGTTTAATGCAGCTTGGAGATATTGGGATGTCGTCAGCTGCAGGCTTGTATCAATCCATTGTAGGTTTTGTGCTGGTGCTCTTGTCCAACTATGTCGTCCGGAAAATAAACAAAGACAATGCTTTATTTTAG
- a CDS encoding carbohydrate ABC transporter permease, with translation MNTDNRVWQWAGHLIMIVVSIACLVPFVLLFVSSITDERMIIQNGYSFFPEKLSATAYVYLYNQSEQILRAYGITILVTLLGTTVSLAITSLLAYPLSRRDIPHHNKLAFFVFFTLLFNGGLVPTYLIYTQYLDIKNTIWALIIPGLLMNGFNVLLMRTFFKTSIPVAVLESAYIDGAGEFRTFRSIVLPLSLPIMATIGLFQTIGYWNDWFNGLVYLNDARLFSIQNILNRILTDIQFLTNGSMSTNASQGLAALPSATVRMAIAVIGVLPILIAYPFFQKYFVKGITIGAVKG, from the coding sequence ATGAATACTGATAATCGCGTGTGGCAGTGGGCGGGGCATCTAATTATGATTGTCGTTTCCATTGCGTGTCTTGTACCGTTTGTGCTGCTGTTTGTTTCTTCTATTACAGATGAGAGGATGATCATCCAGAATGGTTACTCCTTTTTCCCGGAAAAGCTGAGCGCTACCGCTTACGTTTATCTATATAACCAGTCAGAGCAAATTTTACGTGCCTATGGCATCACTATACTGGTAACGCTGCTTGGAACGACCGTAAGCTTAGCTATTACCTCTTTGCTGGCGTACCCGTTGTCGCGCCGTGATATTCCGCATCATAATAAACTGGCATTTTTCGTATTTTTCACGCTGTTGTTTAACGGAGGACTCGTTCCGACCTATCTTATTTACACGCAATATTTGGACATCAAAAACACGATCTGGGCTTTAATCATTCCGGGCCTGTTGATGAATGGCTTTAACGTCCTATTAATGAGAACCTTCTTTAAGACCTCCATACCTGTTGCGGTGCTGGAATCGGCTTACATCGACGGAGCGGGCGAATTCAGAACCTTCCGTTCAATCGTACTGCCACTATCGCTTCCTATTATGGCGACGATCGGATTGTTTCAGACTATTGGCTACTGGAATGATTGGTTTAATGGACTCGTTTACTTAAATGATGCAAGGCTGTTCAGCATTCAAAATATTCTTAACCGCATATTGACAGATATCCAGTTTCTGACGAATGGCAGCATGAGCACGAATGCCAGTCAGGGCTTGGCGGCACTGCCAAGTGCAACCGTGCGTATGGCGATTGCGGTTATAGGCGTTTTGCCAATATTAATTGCGTATCCGTTTTTCCAAAAATATTTTGTAAAAGGAATTACAATTGGCGCGGTTAAAGGCTAA
- a CDS encoding glycoside hydrolase family 43 protein, translating to MNYRNPVISGFHPDPSVCRVGSDYYLVTSSFEYFPGVPIFHSKDMVHWQQIGHCLTRESQLPLQKAGSSNGIFAPTLRHYNGRFYMITTNVTIRKNFYVTSENAEGPWSEPVWLDWDGIDPSLMFDEDGKVYITGTGEFDGSEKAGIYQAEIDLVTGQLCSPRRFVWGGTGGAFPEGPHLYRIFDTYYLMISEGGTEYGHMVTIARSDSPYGPFESNPSNPILSHRSRQSSIHATGHADLIQAEDGSWWAVCLGIRPIGYPYRHHLGRETFLAPVRWSDDKWPTIGELGIIDEVMNAGTLTLGQGEQWCERDDFNKSMLAHSWNFLRNPSADDWSLVERAGWLTLHGSAITLNEADSPAFVGRRQQHFACSVSTLLEFEPNHDGEEAGLTVYMNEQFHYEIALVHQAGRRNVILRRRIGSLWKESFVSEYSDSRIIFGIEADASSYRFTFATEVGEKHIAGEAECCLLATEVAGGFTGVFFGLYATGNGKPCQAPAYFDRFDYIPVLNTDEKG from the coding sequence ATGAACTATCGGAATCCTGTAATAAGCGGGTTTCATCCGGACCCAAGCGTTTGCCGAGTGGGCTCTGATTATTATTTAGTGACCAGCTCCTTTGAATATTTTCCAGGTGTTCCTATCTTTCATAGCAAGGATATGGTTCATTGGCAGCAGATAGGGCATTGCTTGACTCGCGAGAGTCAATTGCCCTTGCAGAAGGCTGGCAGCTCGAACGGCATATTCGCTCCAACGCTGCGTCATTATAACGGACGGTTTTACATGATTACGACGAATGTTACGATCAGAAAAAATTTCTATGTGACGTCTGAAAACGCCGAGGGGCCTTGGTCTGAGCCTGTTTGGCTGGATTGGGATGGCATCGATCCCTCCCTCATGTTCGACGAGGACGGAAAGGTCTACATTACCGGAACAGGAGAGTTTGACGGCAGCGAGAAAGCAGGTATCTATCAGGCGGAAATTGATCTTGTGACGGGTCAGCTATGCTCGCCCCGCCGATTCGTTTGGGGCGGAACGGGAGGAGCTTTCCCTGAAGGTCCGCATCTTTATCGAATTTTCGATACGTATTATTTGATGATCTCCGAGGGTGGCACCGAGTATGGTCACATGGTAACGATTGCGAGGAGCGATTCGCCGTATGGGCCCTTCGAGAGCAACCCAAGCAATCCGATATTGTCTCACCGCAGCAGGCAGAGCAGCATTCATGCAACGGGCCATGCCGATTTGATTCAGGCTGAGGATGGCAGCTGGTGGGCAGTTTGCCTAGGCATACGACCGATTGGTTATCCTTATCGTCATCATTTGGGTAGAGAGACCTTTCTTGCTCCTGTACGATGGTCAGATGATAAATGGCCGACTATAGGGGAACTTGGCATCATAGATGAGGTTATGAATGCGGGGACACTTACGCTAGGGCAAGGAGAGCAGTGGTGCGAACGAGACGATTTCAATAAAAGCATGCTTGCTCATTCCTGGAATTTTCTTCGCAATCCATCTGCGGATGATTGGTCGCTTGTCGAGCGTGCGGGATGGCTGACCCTGCATGGCTCAGCCATAACATTAAACGAAGCGGACTCTCCGGCATTTGTAGGTCGGCGGCAGCAGCATTTTGCATGCTCGGTATCCACCTTGCTTGAATTTGAGCCTAATCATGATGGGGAAGAGGCTGGGCTGACCGTTTATATGAATGAGCAATTCCATTATGAAATCGCTCTCGTCCATCAAGCTGGAAGAAGGAATGTGATTTTGCGGCGCCGGATCGGTTCTTTATGGAAAGAGAGCTTTGTGAGCGAGTATTCTGATTCACGAATTATTTTTGGAATTGAAGCTGATGCAAGCAGCTATCGGTTTACCTTCGCAACGGAAGTCGGAGAAAAGCATATCGCGGGAGAGGCAGAATGCTGTCTCCTTGCTACGGAAGTGGCTGGCGGGTTTACGGGTGTATTTTTTGGGCTGTATGCGACAGGGAATGGGAAGCCATGTCAGGCTCCTGCGTATTTTGACCGATTTGATTATATTCCGGTGTTGAATACGGATGAGAAGGGGTGA
- a CDS encoding glycosyl hydrolase yields the protein MSSRLQEVLAGKGDNYLLPFLWQRGETEAVIREELARIDEAGIKAVCIESRPHPDFLGPGWWTDVDIIMDEARSREMRVWVFDDDHFPTGHAAGKMKDASPLLRRRFLGERRIDAVGPMKEASFLIGPWLQEGDVLVAAYAAKRERGSGVIIGDMIDVEAFIQQNVLYWDVPAGFWSIYLMVETSEGADNTKREYINPIVSESTQVLIDAVYEVYYERYKDDFGKTFAGFFSDEPGFYNDFNMYDFTSVPGKQRVVLPWRHDMLSYLDAEIGSSFKALLPLLFHNGGEKTAEARYSYMNAVSKLYAEHFCGKLGEWCRERNVEYIGHIIEDNNVHARLGCGPGHFFRSMWGQDMSGIDVVLHQILPGFDETPFSWVAGNTDSEFFHYGLAKLGSSLAHIDPKKKGRAMCEIFGAYGWSEGLKLMKWLTDHMLVRGINHFVPHAFSQMEFPDKDCPPHFYARGHNPQYRYFKELNHYTNRLCHLLSGGVHRATAAVLYHAEAEWSGTSMLFQKPVKALLQAQIDCDVVPADSIITNAAIVGGKLMIAAEEYSCFIVPYAEALPIKLLETLLAMADGGVPVIAVDSLPIRSSEGIESAAILAELDAHANVRVIPLMKLASSMKTLGLYEIEVEEDQSYLRNYHYEHPDYHVYLFFNEHPYERIDTQVFIPQHAQAAIYDGFDNKAALLDVTVTPEGLQLPLKLSPYESIIVIAGMELPKGIEWTIGSQEASDEGILLQGEWTVATATAEQYPNFDHWGTLAQLVSMGSPQLLPAFSGTFRYELTFQWPNAAKPFALDLGDAYETAEVWLNDERLGVRLCSPYRFDTRSSVREGMNKLVIEVTNTLAKEQRDFFSRFMQQEPSGLIGPVRLLLE from the coding sequence ATGAGTTCTAGGCTGCAGGAGGTATTAGCAGGTAAAGGGGATAATTACCTTCTTCCTTTCTTATGGCAAAGAGGCGAGACGGAAGCGGTTATTCGTGAGGAGCTGGCAAGAATCGATGAAGCTGGCATCAAGGCGGTATGCATCGAGTCAAGGCCTCATCCCGACTTCCTCGGACCAGGCTGGTGGACGGATGTTGACATCATCATGGATGAAGCCCGGAGTAGGGAAATGCGAGTGTGGGTGTTCGACGACGATCATTTTCCAACGGGTCATGCGGCAGGCAAAATGAAGGATGCGTCCCCGCTGCTCAGAAGACGATTTCTTGGGGAGCGCAGAATAGATGCTGTTGGTCCAATGAAGGAGGCTTCCTTTCTCATCGGGCCATGGCTGCAAGAGGGCGACGTTCTCGTAGCGGCCTATGCGGCAAAGCGGGAGCGGGGGAGCGGAGTGATTATAGGCGACATGATTGATGTGGAAGCTTTCATTCAGCAGAATGTCCTTTATTGGGATGTGCCGGCAGGCTTCTGGAGCATTTATTTAATGGTGGAAACGTCAGAGGGAGCGGACAACACGAAGCGGGAGTATATCAACCCTATCGTTTCTGAATCAACGCAAGTATTAATCGATGCAGTATATGAAGTGTATTATGAAAGATACAAGGATGATTTTGGAAAGACATTCGCCGGGTTTTTCTCGGATGAGCCGGGCTTCTACAACGATTTTAACATGTATGACTTTACGTCGGTTCCAGGCAAGCAAAGAGTGGTGCTGCCTTGGCGTCATGACATGCTGTCCTATTTGGATGCTGAAATAGGCTCGTCATTTAAGGCGCTGCTTCCGCTCCTTTTTCATAATGGCGGAGAGAAAACTGCTGAGGCAAGATACAGCTACATGAATGCGGTCAGCAAGCTGTATGCGGAGCATTTTTGCGGCAAGCTGGGTGAATGGTGCCGAGAGCGAAATGTTGAATATATCGGACATATTATCGAGGACAATAACGTGCATGCTCGTTTAGGCTGCGGGCCAGGACATTTCTTCCGTTCCATGTGGGGTCAGGATATGTCAGGAATCGATGTGGTCTTGCATCAAATATTGCCCGGCTTTGATGAGACGCCTTTTTCTTGGGTTGCTGGGAATACGGACAGCGAGTTTTTTCACTATGGACTGGCGAAGCTCGGCTCCTCTTTGGCACATATCGATCCCAAAAAGAAGGGCAGGGCGATGTGCGAGATCTTTGGCGCGTATGGCTGGAGCGAAGGGCTTAAGCTCATGAAATGGCTGACAGACCATATGCTCGTTCGAGGCATCAACCATTTTGTGCCGCATGCTTTCTCTCAGATGGAGTTCCCGGATAAAGACTGTCCTCCTCATTTCTATGCGCGCGGGCATAATCCGCAATATCGTTATTTTAAGGAGCTTAACCATTATACGAACCGGCTGTGCCATCTGTTATCAGGCGGCGTGCACCGGGCTACCGCTGCGGTTCTTTATCACGCAGAAGCGGAATGGTCCGGCACAAGCATGCTGTTCCAGAAGCCGGTCAAGGCGCTTCTTCAAGCGCAAATTGATTGCGATGTAGTGCCGGCAGACAGCATCATAACGAATGCAGCAATCGTGGGAGGGAAGCTGATGATCGCCGCAGAGGAGTACAGCTGCTTCATCGTGCCATATGCGGAAGCGCTGCCGATTAAGCTGCTGGAGACGCTGCTTGCAATGGCTGATGGTGGTGTACCCGTAATCGCAGTAGATTCGCTGCCGATTCGCTCCAGCGAAGGGATAGAGAGCGCAGCGATTTTAGCCGAGCTAGATGCTCACGCGAATGTGCGTGTCATTCCTTTAATGAAGCTTGCAAGCAGCATGAAGACGCTGGGGCTGTACGAAATCGAGGTAGAAGAAGATCAGTCTTACCTGCGAAACTATCATTATGAGCATCCGGATTATCATGTGTATTTATTTTTTAACGAGCATCCGTATGAGAGAATCGACACCCAAGTGTTTATTCCACAGCATGCTCAGGCCGCTATCTACGACGGATTTGATAATAAGGCAGCCTTGCTGGATGTCACCGTTACACCAGAGGGCTTGCAGCTGCCGCTAAAGCTTAGCCCTTATGAGTCCATTATCGTCATTGCCGGCATGGAGCTGCCAAAGGGTATTGAGTGGACAATAGGCTCCCAAGAAGCTAGTGATGAGGGGATCTTATTGCAAGGAGAATGGACAGTAGCGACAGCAACGGCTGAGCAGTATCCTAATTTTGACCATTGGGGCACTTTGGCCCAGCTTGTTAGCATGGGCAGTCCGCAGCTGCTGCCAGCGTTTTCTGGCACATTCCGTTATGAGTTAACCTTCCAATGGCCAAATGCGGCAAAGCCCTTTGCTCTAGATTTGGGAGATGCTTACGAAACAGCTGAAGTGTGGTTGAATGATGAACGATTAGGCGTGAGGCTTTGCTCGCCCTATCGCTTTGATACGCGCAGCTCGGTTCGCGAGGGAATGAATAAGCTGGTCATTGAGGTAACGAATACGCTGGCGAAGGAGCAGCGGGATTTTTTCTCACGCTTCATGCAGCAGGAGCCAAGCGGGCTGATCGGGCCTGTTCGTTTGCTTTTAGAGTAG
- a CDS encoding multidrug effflux MFS transporter → MNKDRMSSSKRLKLIVILGSLAALGPLSIDMYLPSLPTISLYFCEKPRVLI, encoded by the coding sequence ATGAATAAGGATAGGATGAGCAGCAGTAAACGTTTGAAGCTCATCGTCATTTTGGGCTCTTTAGCGGCTCTTGGGCCGTTGTCTATCGATATGTATTTGCCATCCTTGCCTACGATTAGCCTATATTTTTGCGAGAAACCTCGTGTCCTTATCTAA
- a CDS encoding SET domain-containing protein, whose translation MIEVRTSTLSDGELNRGVFATRDFAKGDLIHEAPVIPYPNEQHEHIEKTLLADYMFEYGANHTALLLGYGMLFNHSYTPNAHYDLNFDNHTVDFYAYTDIAAGDEILINYNGEVENDDPLWFNEGKEE comes from the coding sequence ATGATTGAGGTAAGAACTTCCACGCTAAGTGACGGTGAGTTGAATCGAGGGGTATTTGCGACACGTGATTTTGCAAAAGGCGATTTAATTCATGAAGCACCCGTAATTCCTTATCCAAATGAGCAACATGAGCATATAGAAAAAACCCTCCTTGCAGACTACATGTTTGAGTATGGCGCCAACCATACAGCTCTCCTGCTCGGATATGGCATGCTGTTCAATCATTCTTATACGCCCAATGCCCATTACGATCTTAATTTTGACAATCATACCGTTGATTTCTATGCTTATACCGACATAGCGGCTGGGGACGAGATTCTGATTAACTATAACGGCGAGGTCGAAAATGATGATCCGCTTTGGTTTAATGAAGGAAAAGAAGAATAA
- a CDS encoding PLP-dependent aminotransferase family protein translates to MEIILPDDEQGPLYRVLYRHIRGLIQAGILENGTKLPSIRSLREQTTLSKTTIETAYHMLLEEGYIISRPRAGLFVIQAPSSSIAADSSREYSLVKQAPAHRHAGPLPVQKERVIDFSLLAVDGASFPIRAWKSVLHDALNINSSSIHQYGDPRGELGLRMHLSHYLKQSRGVNCLPEQIVIGSGLSYSIQILSKLLDGVTSIAVEQAGIAQVRTIFQQHNLQVTPIPMDHNELITQKLESKSIRAIYVTPTHRPIGNPLSYSIRQQLLHWASCKIGYIIEDDYDGEFRYTGKTIPSLQSLDQQGTVIYIGTFSKAFTPALRMNYMVLPIQLMNKLQSLEYALASPSRIDQWAMQLFMERGHWSRHIRRVRQIYRKKLAKLMFCIEKYLSSYVQVSNVSAGLHAEITVKTKASTAELIKLAAAEDVHVYAPQDLSSLEGSYPKLYIGFGGVTEAEIEQGIRLLAKAWSNPEVISG, encoded by the coding sequence ATGGAAATTATACTTCCAGATGATGAGCAAGGGCCATTATACAGAGTGCTGTATAGACATATCCGCGGATTGATACAAGCTGGCATTTTAGAAAATGGTACAAAGTTGCCTTCTATTCGCTCCCTGCGCGAGCAAACTACTCTTAGCAAAACGACAATTGAAACCGCATATCACATGCTGCTGGAGGAGGGCTATATTATTAGCCGCCCACGTGCTGGTCTATTTGTCATTCAAGCCCCCTCTTCGTCTATAGCAGCGGATAGCTCACGGGAGTATTCGCTCGTAAAACAGGCTCCCGCTCACCGACATGCCGGTCCGCTTCCGGTACAGAAAGAACGGGTCATCGATTTCAGCCTGCTTGCTGTGGATGGAGCCTCCTTTCCTATTCGTGCATGGAAATCCGTTCTTCATGATGCGCTTAACATCAACAGCAGTTCCATTCATCAGTATGGAGATCCGCGAGGAGAATTAGGCTTACGCATGCATTTGTCACACTATTTGAAGCAGTCCAGAGGAGTAAACTGCCTTCCTGAGCAAATTGTAATCGGGTCAGGACTTTCTTACAGCATACAAATACTGTCTAAGCTGCTAGACGGCGTAACCTCCATTGCAGTTGAACAAGCTGGCATCGCGCAGGTGAGAACGATCTTCCAGCAGCATAACCTTCAAGTTACCCCTATACCTATGGATCACAATGAGCTAATCACTCAGAAATTAGAAAGCAAGAGCATCCGTGCCATATATGTAACCCCAACACATCGTCCTATAGGAAACCCGTTGTCCTATTCGATAAGACAGCAGCTTCTTCACTGGGCCAGCTGTAAGATTGGCTATATTATTGAAGATGATTATGATGGAGAATTTCGTTATACAGGCAAAACCATCCCTTCGCTCCAAAGTCTGGATCAACAGGGAACAGTCATTTATATCGGAACCTTTTCCAAGGCCTTTACCCCTGCCCTGCGCATGAATTATATGGTTTTGCCCATCCAACTCATGAACAAGCTGCAATCATTAGAATATGCGCTCGCGAGCCCTTCCCGTATTGATCAATGGGCCATGCAATTGTTCATGGAACGGGGACATTGGTCTCGCCATATCCGAAGAGTTCGTCAGATTTATCGGAAAAAGCTCGCAAAGCTGATGTTTTGTATTGAAAAATATTTATCTAGCTATGTTCAGGTCAGCAACGTGAGTGCAGGTCTGCATGCAGAAATAACTGTAAAAACAAAAGCAAGCACCGCAGAATTAATAAAGCTTGCTGCTGCAGAGGATGTTCATGTCTATGCACCACAGGACCTCTCATCTCTAGAGGGGAGTTATCCCAAGCTTTATATCGGATTTGGAGGCGTGACGGAAGCAGAAATTGAGCAAGGCATACGCTTGTTGGCCAAGGCATGGTCGAATCCAGAGGTCATAAGCGGATAA
- a CDS encoding RidA family protein, whose product MFKVEGTIENQLMALGIILPQASEPAARYANYIYSNGLLFISGKGPSASTKGKLGQQFSTEDGYQFARQAGLEVLAVLKQAVGRLDNVLQVVKIQGFVNADRAFEEHHKVLNGISDLMLDVFGEKGVHARSVMGANSLRDNLPIIVDTIFEVRMPVNDSL is encoded by the coding sequence ATGTTCAAAGTGGAAGGAACGATTGAAAATCAATTAATGGCATTAGGAATTATACTCCCGCAGGCAAGCGAGCCAGCAGCCAGATATGCAAACTATATTTACTCCAACGGCCTATTATTTATTTCAGGGAAAGGTCCTTCTGCATCGACAAAGGGAAAGCTGGGACAGCAATTTTCTACAGAAGATGGCTATCAGTTTGCAAGGCAAGCAGGGCTTGAGGTACTCGCTGTTCTAAAGCAGGCCGTGGGTCGATTGGATAATGTTCTTCAGGTGGTGAAGATTCAAGGCTTCGTAAATGCGGATCGAGCCTTTGAGGAGCATCATAAGGTGCTGAATGGCATATCGGATTTAATGCTGGACGTTTTCGGCGAGAAGGGTGTACATGCTCGTTCTGTTATGGGAGCGAACTCGCTAAGGGATAATCTGCCTATCATTGTCGATACTATATTCGAGGTAAGGATGCCGGTGAACGACTCATTATAA